One window of Camelina sativa cultivar DH55 chromosome 4, Cs, whole genome shotgun sequence genomic DNA carries:
- the LOC104780886 gene encoding cyclin-dependent kinase inhibitor 2-like, with the protein MAAVRRRERESVEENGVTTPVKRRKMEEEEVESSRIISSPCVVQATNNRGGGTVDRNSAGASETSVVIVRRRDSSAEEEEDYQIGEESCCSSIRLEEKSKRRIEFVDYVEENNGEDDDDDDQSGTSWIYDDFNKRRRDSNGEEEESSMDSEEDVVVKSRRRLKMNKKKKSCVTKTVNETELDDFFQAAESNLRNQILESSIKYNFDFEKEEPIQGGRYEWVKLNP; encoded by the exons ATGGCGGCGGTAAGGAGAAGAGAACGAGAATCGGTGGAAGAAAATGGAGTAACGACGCCggtgaagaggaggaagatggaggaggaggaggtggaatCATCAAGGATAATATCGTCGCCGTGCGTCGTACAGGCGACGAATAATCGTGGTGGTGGAACGGTGGATAGGAATTCAGCTGGAGCGTCGGAGACGAGTGTTGTAATAGTTCGACGGCGAGATTCTTcggctgaagaagaagaggactaTCAAATCGGAGAAGAGTCGTGTTGTTCAAGTATTAGATTGGAAGAGAAATCGAAACGGAGAATCGAATTTGTAGATTATGTCGAg GAAAATAacggtgaagatgatgatgatgatgatcaaagtGGAACGTCATGGATTTATGATGATTTTAAtaagag GAGGAGAGATTCAAATGGTGAGGAGGAGGAATCATCGATGGATtcagaagaagatgttgttgtAAAGTCACGTCGTCGGTTAAAgatgaataagaagaagaagagttgtgtGACGAAGACGGTGAATGAAACTGAGTTAGATGATTTTTTCCAAGCGGCGGAGAGTAATTTACGCAATCAAATCTTGGAATCTTCTATCAA gtatAACTTTGATTTTGAGAAAGAGGAGCCAATACAAGGTGGACGATACGAGTGGGTTAAATTGAATCCATGA